The following coding sequences lie in one Streptomyces xiamenensis genomic window:
- a CDS encoding restriction endonuclease-related protein, protein MESQMTLSSDVAQYHRRVLISAAVRAAYAHTRRYEEPAARREVARMTGVVMSVCGPGRGPDTPMTLIEALHQPLAHIAPELFADSGTGGLTVLDDGELTDDVYADGCEDIADLLSGGVDPARHWLPTWAWMHAEVVEQEAFRTINEGANEAEYTAHRYFVVKHPAGSERQLAELFGKAVGMRKTVRYLPIPADQVFRGKFWWPCPVCRWPMHVEGTEVRCRFPLHNAAYFVRADSGKGRPLLQPRDGSVPRQPAARPFLSEGPQRSVCVETAVWRHIVISGVSEIYLFERMESLKKRGVEVELYPGKDRYDLLIRVPATGWEMRIDVKDYGSAVSLADKLRRKPPAARTIVIPDYRGEAQRGELEELLPNLEVLRVSDVRDAVKKQLRKAARR, encoded by the coding sequence ATGGAGAGCCAGATGACGCTGTCGTCTGACGTGGCGCAGTATCACCGCCGTGTGTTGATCAGTGCCGCGGTGCGCGCGGCTTACGCGCACACTCGCCGGTACGAGGAACCGGCCGCCCGCCGGGAGGTCGCCCGCATGACCGGGGTGGTGATGTCGGTTTGTGGGCCCGGCCGGGGCCCCGATACCCCGATGACCCTGATCGAGGCGCTGCACCAGCCGCTCGCGCACATCGCCCCGGAACTGTTCGCGGACAGCGGGACGGGCGGTCTGACCGTTCTCGACGACGGCGAGCTGACCGATGACGTGTACGCGGACGGCTGCGAGGACATCGCCGATCTGCTCAGCGGGGGCGTGGATCCGGCCCGCCACTGGCTGCCCACATGGGCCTGGATGCACGCAGAGGTCGTGGAGCAGGAGGCATTCCGGACGATCAACGAGGGTGCCAATGAGGCGGAGTACACCGCGCATCGGTACTTCGTTGTGAAGCACCCTGCCGGCAGCGAACGGCAGCTGGCTGAGCTGTTCGGCAAGGCGGTCGGCATGCGCAAGACGGTGCGCTACCTGCCGATCCCGGCCGACCAGGTGTTCCGGGGGAAGTTCTGGTGGCCGTGTCCGGTGTGCCGGTGGCCCATGCACGTCGAGGGGACGGAGGTGCGGTGCCGGTTCCCACTGCACAACGCCGCGTACTTCGTGCGCGCCGACTCCGGCAAAGGGCGCCCCCTGCTCCAGCCGCGGGACGGAAGCGTGCCACGTCAGCCTGCGGCCCGCCCGTTCCTGAGTGAGGGACCACAGCGCAGCGTGTGTGTGGAGACTGCGGTGTGGCGGCACATCGTCATCTCCGGAGTGTCCGAGATCTATCTGTTCGAGCGCATGGAGTCCTTGAAGAAGCGGGGGGTCGAGGTCGAGCTGTATCCGGGCAAGGACCGCTATGACCTGCTGATCCGTGTTCCGGCCACGGGCTGGGAGATGCGGATCGACGTGAAGGACTACGGATCCGCGGTGTCCCTGGCCGACAAGCTGCGCCGAAAGCCACCCGCTGCTCGGACCATCGTGATCCCCGACTACCGGGGCGAGGCCCAGCGGGGTGAACTTGAGGAGTTGCTGCCGAACCTTGAGGTTCTGCGGGTGAGTGACGTCCGCGATGCGGTCAAGAAGCAGTTGCGGAAGGCGGCGCGCCGATGA
- a CDS encoding RNaseH domain-containing protein has protein sequence MISTLAFLFPHTALGKITLYPLSREFGEAWSRLPTYGDAKNGKQRRPPYAGLASALSAASGQPVVLMPHSYEPVDDDLAHPAVAVTTQPFDQWTLTTAVSAWERCVRKGDNVNTLAPLLAEAEVERPALSSYVRGSEDGTPHAPGWFYRVAAWNFAARLARNTLPLPGGSRRRHIRWRMDTQGSLISWDDVTVRSTKSPRRTGYALHKLDFRVVTQPGEPHFALHVLPTFSRLATHWASTRTAFVEHASNKDTLLRMPIGHTKNGDGQWVPYARNYAAEVLEACGMEFATWPTNEDLAALRGQMRTLVPAPTTHVLGKGVGTRFNKILADHIKETIKRPTITQVTFDPTPTALTRPTKGSITREELDHALTATGHDTVRIIAFYNDGTTRRRMADALAPYTDTPHQPLDCSDYTDHRVSGRLLVRFHRLRAIDRPDQVDWESELEFLDQFDDEALNGAWVETIWNPKPTKREREAGQHRHDHKRDLRRALYERNMVSQFLARQPEPEPDDEPEPVTEAIVGEEAETEADTPKDYKAVNALRDLLFRLGCVDDRLRHVTNLSDEPILVGIHLRQQRISNRRPGAADRTQMVEVLTALHTSDDPAVPWHLTSYDHNRHDWLPQAAAEAAFGRGTIGRNGHARHEEGALLARQHIESALKVLPCDRPLIILVDTEACRTIWPGLQNVRLGNGPLPGDDLRSPTRPVAVVAINTSYGEVPTPVENTASPRKNPKRPPKPKDLLYRRTTSTGTTSWYIAQASRTYEGYGQEGSIGGLHTRFTLPQDDWALQRKDWHSFTATQISVPHPGTWDPEQLAGVAAQLCHQSLAWDARTRHPVPLHIAAAMDRAHPEYRGPSIEPLAAAAGDEGEIQPTS, from the coding sequence ATGATCAGCACCCTGGCCTTCCTCTTCCCGCACACCGCTCTCGGCAAGATCACGCTCTACCCCCTCAGCCGCGAGTTCGGCGAGGCGTGGAGCCGCCTGCCCACCTACGGGGACGCCAAGAACGGCAAACAGCGCCGGCCCCCCTACGCAGGACTGGCTTCCGCGCTGAGCGCAGCCTCGGGCCAGCCCGTCGTCCTCATGCCCCACAGCTATGAACCCGTCGACGACGACCTCGCCCACCCCGCCGTCGCCGTCACCACCCAACCGTTCGACCAGTGGACCCTCACCACAGCGGTCAGCGCATGGGAGCGCTGCGTACGCAAGGGTGACAACGTCAACACCCTCGCACCGCTCCTGGCCGAGGCCGAGGTCGAGCGCCCCGCTCTCTCCTCCTACGTCCGCGGCTCCGAGGACGGCACCCCGCACGCACCCGGCTGGTTCTACCGCGTCGCGGCCTGGAACTTCGCAGCGCGCCTGGCCCGCAACACCCTGCCCCTCCCAGGCGGTTCCCGCAGACGCCACATCCGCTGGCGGATGGACACCCAGGGCAGCCTCATCAGCTGGGACGACGTCACCGTACGGTCGACCAAAAGTCCCAGGCGAACCGGATACGCCCTCCACAAACTGGACTTCCGCGTCGTCACCCAGCCCGGCGAACCGCATTTCGCCCTTCATGTGCTGCCCACCTTCAGCCGCCTGGCCACCCACTGGGCCAGCACCCGCACCGCCTTCGTCGAGCACGCCTCGAACAAGGACACGCTGCTGCGAATGCCCATCGGCCACACCAAGAACGGAGACGGCCAATGGGTGCCCTACGCCCGCAACTACGCCGCCGAAGTCCTCGAAGCCTGCGGCATGGAGTTCGCAACCTGGCCCACCAACGAAGATCTGGCGGCGCTCCGCGGCCAGATGCGCACTCTCGTCCCAGCCCCCACCACCCACGTGCTCGGCAAAGGCGTCGGCACCCGCTTCAACAAGATCCTCGCCGACCACATCAAGGAGACCATCAAACGGCCCACGATCACCCAGGTCACCTTCGACCCCACACCGACCGCGCTCACCCGCCCGACCAAAGGCTCCATCACCCGCGAGGAACTCGACCACGCGCTCACCGCGACCGGCCATGACACCGTCCGCATCATCGCCTTCTACAACGATGGAACCACCCGGCGCAGAATGGCCGACGCCCTCGCCCCCTACACCGACACCCCCCACCAGCCGCTCGACTGCAGCGACTACACCGACCACCGCGTGAGCGGACGTCTCCTGGTCCGCTTCCACCGCCTGCGCGCCATCGACCGCCCCGACCAGGTCGACTGGGAGAGCGAGCTCGAATTCCTCGACCAGTTCGACGACGAAGCCCTCAACGGCGCCTGGGTCGAGACCATCTGGAACCCCAAGCCCACCAAACGTGAACGAGAAGCAGGCCAGCACCGCCACGACCACAAACGCGATCTGCGCCGCGCCCTGTATGAGCGCAATATGGTCTCCCAGTTCCTCGCCCGCCAGCCAGAGCCCGAACCGGACGACGAGCCAGAACCTGTCACCGAAGCGATCGTCGGAGAAGAAGCCGAAACCGAAGCCGACACCCCCAAGGACTACAAGGCAGTCAATGCCCTGCGCGATCTCCTGTTCCGGCTCGGCTGCGTCGACGACCGTCTCCGCCACGTCACCAACCTGTCGGACGAACCCATCCTGGTCGGCATCCACCTACGACAACAGCGCATCAGCAATCGCCGCCCCGGCGCCGCCGACCGCACCCAGATGGTCGAAGTCCTCACCGCCCTCCACACGAGCGACGACCCCGCCGTGCCCTGGCACCTGACCTCCTACGACCACAACAGGCACGACTGGCTCCCCCAAGCGGCAGCGGAAGCGGCCTTCGGCCGGGGCACCATCGGCCGCAACGGCCACGCCCGCCACGAAGAGGGCGCCCTCCTCGCCCGTCAGCACATCGAGTCGGCACTCAAGGTCCTGCCCTGCGACCGACCACTGATCATCCTCGTGGACACAGAAGCCTGCCGCACCATCTGGCCCGGCCTCCAGAACGTCCGCCTCGGCAACGGACCCCTGCCCGGAGATGACCTGCGCTCCCCCACCCGACCCGTCGCCGTGGTCGCCATCAACACCTCCTACGGCGAAGTCCCCACCCCGGTAGAAAACACCGCCAGCCCCCGCAAGAACCCCAAGCGCCCCCCCAAACCCAAGGACCTCCTCTACCGGCGCACCACCAGCACCGGCACCACCAGCTGGTACATCGCCCAGGCCTCACGCACCTACGAAGGCTACGGCCAGGAAGGCAGCATCGGCGGCCTCCACACCCGCTTCACCCTCCCCCAGGACGACTGGGCCCTCCAGCGCAAGGACTGGCACAGCTTCACCGCCACCCAGATCTCCGTCCCCCACCCGGGAACCTGGGATCCGGAGCAGCTCGCCGGGGTCGCAGCCCAGTTGTGTCACCAGTCCCTGGCCTGGGACGCACGCACCCGCCACCCCGTCCCCCTCCACATCGCCGCCGCCATGGACCGCGCACACCCCGAATACCGCGGCCCCAGCATCGAACCCCTCGCCGCAGCGGCAGGCGACGAAGGGGAAATCCAGCCCACTTCTTAA
- a CDS encoding ABC-three component system protein, producing MASSAHEASASALGYIFQAQLALLELLRGQEERPDGAISLELHDDVAWDEGGRPVELLQVKHHVRGVRSLGDKDDDVWRTIQSWMDTHAPGDEYGPVLTLVTTQVARPGTAMAALKASGPLPAQALDLLTAAAQESEARGTKDARVAFLALPPAQRAVFVKRMRVIDGTPSIDDLDAQVRMKLRAVLPDGHADSFMRQLWAWWYEQTVHMLQKRHTSVSVTRLMQRISRIRDDYTSDRLPTLVEREDFTPEAETELADACFVHQLHWVGASRQLNKAMVDYYRAYTQTVAWIEDDLVDLEELARFEHNLVDEWDREFDWMLDDLGDDATDREQEQAGKALLRKTLEQTRYQIREAYDEAFFSRGKHHELADRGRVGWHPDFRERVANLIRARA from the coding sequence ATGGCGTCCTCCGCACATGAGGCATCCGCGTCTGCCTTGGGCTATATCTTCCAGGCGCAGCTCGCCCTTCTTGAGCTGCTGCGGGGGCAAGAAGAGCGCCCTGATGGGGCGATCAGCTTGGAGCTCCACGATGATGTCGCGTGGGATGAGGGGGGCCGGCCAGTTGAGCTGCTGCAGGTTAAGCATCACGTCCGCGGTGTGCGGTCGCTTGGTGACAAGGACGACGATGTGTGGCGGACCATCCAGTCGTGGATGGACACGCATGCCCCTGGCGACGAGTACGGCCCCGTGCTGACTCTGGTTACCACGCAGGTGGCCCGTCCGGGCACGGCCATGGCTGCGCTCAAGGCATCCGGTCCATTGCCCGCTCAGGCTCTAGACCTACTCACCGCTGCTGCTCAGGAGTCGGAGGCCAGGGGGACGAAGGACGCACGGGTGGCCTTTTTGGCCCTTCCGCCGGCTCAGCGCGCCGTCTTCGTCAAGCGGATGCGGGTCATCGATGGCACGCCGTCCATTGACGACCTCGATGCTCAGGTAAGGATGAAGCTGAGGGCCGTTCTTCCCGACGGGCACGCCGATTCCTTCATGCGGCAGCTGTGGGCGTGGTGGTACGAGCAGACCGTACACATGCTTCAGAAGCGGCACACCAGTGTCTCTGTGACCCGGCTGATGCAGCGCATCAGCCGCATCCGCGACGACTACACCTCTGACAGGCTGCCCACACTGGTGGAGCGCGAGGACTTCACCCCAGAGGCGGAGACCGAGCTGGCCGATGCCTGCTTCGTCCACCAGCTGCACTGGGTGGGTGCCAGCCGCCAGCTGAACAAGGCCATGGTGGACTACTACCGCGCCTACACTCAGACCGTGGCCTGGATCGAGGATGACCTGGTCGATCTCGAGGAACTGGCACGGTTCGAACACAATCTCGTGGACGAATGGGATCGGGAGTTCGATTGGATGCTCGACGACCTGGGCGATGACGCCACGGACCGGGAGCAGGAGCAGGCCGGAAAGGCATTACTGCGCAAGACCCTGGAACAGACCAGGTACCAGATCCGTGAGGCGTACGACGAGGCGTTCTTCTCTCGGGGCAAGCATCACGAACTGGCCGACCGCGGACGGGTGGGATGGCATCCTGACTTCAGGGAACGGGTGGCGAACTTGATCAGGGCACGTGCCTAG
- a CDS encoding three component ABC system middle component, whose product MPSWTQRPQASAAFLNPALVAAVTATAARDYERASSGALMPWPMAFVVAPLVLHRPTRRVLPISTRTHLANWVAAHPVLVAGMGARCTSLASPVREGLRFGLRHQMLTIEHGFLKSSIPAKSHPRGELADLIKAASLMGRWTSKSEPSTVFALLGVRP is encoded by the coding sequence GTGCCTAGCTGGACACAGCGGCCGCAGGCCAGCGCCGCCTTCCTGAATCCAGCCCTCGTGGCCGCGGTCACTGCCACGGCGGCACGTGACTACGAGCGGGCTTCCTCCGGCGCGCTGATGCCGTGGCCGATGGCGTTCGTCGTGGCCCCGCTGGTCCTGCACCGGCCCACCCGGCGAGTGCTGCCCATCTCGACGCGCACTCACCTCGCGAACTGGGTAGCGGCCCACCCGGTGCTCGTCGCTGGCATGGGCGCCCGCTGCACCTCACTGGCGAGCCCCGTCCGGGAAGGCCTGCGCTTCGGCCTCCGCCACCAGATGCTCACCATCGAGCACGGCTTCCTCAAGAGCAGTATTCCGGCAAAGTCCCACCCGCGGGGCGAACTCGCCGACCTGATCAAGGCAGCTTCGTTGATGGGCCGTTGGACTTCCAAGTCTGAGCCTTCCACCGTGTTTGCGCTGCTCGGCGTGAGACCCTGA
- a CDS encoding DUF3732 domain-containing protein translates to MQIRSIILYSKSGEKRVLDFRLGELNIVTGTSQTGKSALLDIVDFCLGRDEATLPISPIFNTVSWYAVILQLPDTRVLAARPAPRPGAKSVTNAMLEVGNSLGVPELADLRVNTDSTQLRQQLGRRIGIGATRSESPSGSLLPALSANLGHAVLLCLQNQDEVASKRSLFHRQNERGIPESLKATIPYFLGAVPEDQAVLQHQLTQAKRALRRAEHTLKAAQETHQGIEARLESLLGEARVHGLLTDNSVTSDRAAAVAALQQAVSFQSTRGSADEDQRRQELRLTEQTSALRRQLRSLAEERQLLNDLETQAAGYTGAVARGISRLSALDLVPDSVAGEHSCPLCGHDLPEPDPTVADMHTTLSDLRGQLDSVQTVNPRREQALREIEQTAARLREQLQGIEGALSIIAEQRNQQAGLLGQAEAQAFTRGRISAYLSQISTASNRAHLQNLESDVAVAQRLVQGLEEQLDAEAIDDRLTHSISYLSGKMTGHARTLRLEHGDRLVRLDLKKLTVVADTLEGITELLRIGSGKNHVGYHVAAHLALHQYFVANSRPVPRFLMLDQPTQPYYPSDMAKQRGRLEDIALDEDRVTVTRLFELMHEVTTELSPNFQMIVSDHADLPHPWFQDSVRYNWRNGEKLIPTTWLNDNPTR, encoded by the coding sequence GTGCAGATCCGGTCGATCATCCTCTACAGCAAGAGCGGCGAAAAGCGCGTCCTGGACTTCCGGCTCGGCGAGCTCAACATCGTCACCGGCACCTCCCAGACGGGCAAGAGCGCGCTGCTCGACATCGTCGACTTCTGCCTCGGCAGAGACGAAGCCACACTCCCGATCAGCCCTATCTTCAACACCGTCTCGTGGTATGCGGTCATCCTGCAGCTGCCCGACACCCGCGTCCTGGCCGCACGGCCGGCACCTCGCCCCGGCGCCAAGTCAGTCACCAACGCCATGCTCGAGGTCGGCAATAGCCTCGGCGTCCCGGAGCTGGCCGACCTCCGCGTCAACACCGACTCCACGCAGCTGCGCCAGCAGCTCGGACGCCGCATAGGCATCGGAGCTACTCGCAGCGAGTCACCGTCGGGAAGCCTGCTCCCCGCGCTCAGCGCCAACCTCGGGCACGCCGTCCTGCTCTGTCTGCAGAACCAGGACGAGGTCGCTTCCAAGCGATCCCTGTTCCACCGGCAAAATGAGCGGGGTATTCCAGAAAGCCTCAAGGCCACGATCCCCTACTTTCTCGGAGCGGTCCCAGAAGACCAGGCAGTGCTTCAACACCAGCTCACTCAGGCCAAGCGAGCCCTCCGCCGTGCCGAGCACACTCTCAAAGCGGCCCAGGAAACACACCAGGGGATCGAAGCGCGCCTTGAGTCCCTCCTTGGGGAGGCCCGCGTCCATGGGCTACTCACCGACAACAGCGTCACCTCGGACAGGGCAGCCGCCGTCGCTGCGCTGCAGCAGGCAGTCTCCTTCCAGTCCACCCGGGGCAGCGCGGACGAGGACCAACGGCGGCAGGAACTTCGCCTCACCGAGCAGACATCGGCTCTCCGGCGGCAACTGCGCTCACTCGCAGAAGAACGCCAGCTGCTGAACGATCTGGAGACACAGGCCGCCGGCTACACCGGCGCCGTCGCCCGCGGCATATCACGTCTGTCCGCGCTCGATCTCGTACCCGACAGTGTTGCCGGCGAACACAGCTGTCCCCTGTGCGGGCACGACCTCCCCGAACCCGACCCCACTGTCGCCGATATGCACACCACCCTCTCAGACCTGCGCGGGCAGCTCGACAGCGTCCAAACCGTCAACCCCCGCCGCGAGCAGGCTCTGCGGGAGATCGAGCAGACGGCGGCGCGCCTGCGCGAACAGCTCCAAGGCATCGAAGGTGCCCTCAGCATCATCGCCGAACAGCGCAACCAGCAGGCAGGCCTCCTCGGACAAGCCGAAGCCCAGGCCTTCACCCGAGGCAGGATCAGCGCCTACCTGAGCCAGATCAGCACCGCGTCGAACAGAGCACACCTCCAAAACCTCGAATCGGACGTCGCCGTCGCCCAACGGCTCGTCCAAGGCCTCGAGGAGCAGCTCGATGCCGAGGCCATCGACGACCGACTCACCCACAGCATCAGCTACCTCAGCGGCAAGATGACCGGCCACGCCCGAACCCTGCGACTCGAACACGGTGACCGCTTGGTCCGCCTGGACCTCAAAAAGCTCACCGTCGTCGCCGACACCCTCGAAGGCATCACCGAACTGCTCCGCATCGGCAGCGGCAAGAACCACGTCGGCTACCACGTGGCCGCCCACCTCGCCCTCCACCAGTACTTCGTCGCCAACAGCCGGCCCGTCCCCCGCTTCCTCATGCTCGACCAGCCGACTCAGCCCTACTATCCCTCCGACATGGCCAAACAGCGAGGACGACTGGAAGACATCGCCCTGGACGAAGACCGAGTGACCGTCACCCGCCTCTTCGAACTCATGCATGAAGTCACCACAGAGCTCTCCCCGAACTTCCAGATGATCGTCAGTGACCACGCGGACCTGCCCCACCCCTGGTTCCAGGACTCCGTCCGCTACAACTGGCGCAACGGCGAAAAACTCATCCCCACCACCTGGCTCAACGACAACCCCACACGATGA
- a CDS encoding effector-associated constant component EACC1, giving the protein MSTVRLLVEGEEPVDGLIDLSDWLRAEPELRGMVALSTAVPSPGELGGLSDALVIAVSSGGALTVLAASLRAFLAQPRRSDIRIVVHGPEGHRVEVDAKRVGDVEALLREVLRGGR; this is encoded by the coding sequence ATGAGTACTGTGCGGCTTCTAGTGGAGGGCGAAGAGCCCGTCGACGGGCTGATAGACCTGTCGGATTGGCTGCGGGCAGAGCCCGAACTGCGCGGGATGGTCGCCCTGTCGACCGCAGTTCCCTCACCGGGTGAGTTGGGTGGGCTTTCTGACGCGCTGGTGATCGCTGTGAGCAGCGGCGGTGCGCTGACGGTACTGGCCGCCTCGCTGCGCGCCTTCCTGGCGCAGCCGCGTCGTTCAGACATCCGCATCGTGGTGCACGGGCCGGAGGGTCACCGGGTTGAGGTGGATGCGAAGCGGGTTGGGGATGTCGAGGCGTTGCTGCGTGAGGTGCTGCGGGGCGGCCGGTGA
- a CDS encoding caspase family protein has protein sequence MSVRAVDPGRSRVVLVGVPTYDDPELPDVPVVANNIFDLHRVLTHPGLGGFDPVHCAVVPPTAGLAEVGTLVGQAAADAEDLLLFYYSGHGLLSVRRRELYLALSSTRREQLPFTALPFDAVREVFLDSRAAIKAVILDSCFSGRAIGETLADDDAAVLGQLEVAGTYIMTAAPANRTALILPGEKHTAFTERLLRVMRSGIAGAGHVISLGDIYRHLHFQLRAEGLPSPQQNGTETADQLGILQNQHAERVSGQSRGRSDAESSEAAAVRSETSQGSGSDFHDDAPVPDLAAARAVRAEQDERDAHFQRQQIAQAKGRARLLLTQGEVVSRHLSDNGKRIQWMARLAVAMMPIDEDLGVRLAREAERQADAFCSKMGRNSHSIPKCIAQVQPLAEVAVALATVDPQRARALAQLAVSLLKKATSFPHYPEELSATLRALVAVAPDQAETLIQEIDKSEFDKSYQDKLLLEVAELMAPTHPERALRIARDLPERKQPHGDFRLSRIANALAPKKPDYAEAVAHSIKNPEYRDRALKYLVSELAKISPGRAEKVAHCITDKSVRQAALGAVFDELLRADPKNAERFARTAAIKKSMRDRWLAEVAESMVLVDPDSALQIIRNIHDETTRGEFLYSIFERLRDLNPQLSQQVARAIPKNMHIERALAKSSTAEDLAATNPEHTQKLIEEAQQLLEGIGRPKDRALALLALAQNLASHAPRQKELLVTECERFARETLKPEPLMRILSGIIAINLSNDPQEAARIAMTALHIQSDYPLDHLARFAFDLATHKPATAKQIAIHVIHTARQENEGDRENLHSRDALVALSLIDPSEAVRLATMTQERKDTNLKTNIKIERLIKEIKHEACREIEKADRLASESQLKHYRKHRQEWL, from the coding sequence GTGAGTGTGCGTGCGGTGGATCCGGGCCGGTCGCGTGTGGTGCTGGTCGGGGTGCCGACGTATGACGATCCAGAGCTTCCTGATGTTCCGGTCGTCGCCAACAACATTTTCGACCTGCACAGAGTCCTTACCCATCCGGGGCTGGGTGGCTTCGATCCCGTTCATTGCGCGGTGGTGCCCCCGACGGCTGGCCTGGCTGAGGTGGGGACATTGGTGGGCCAGGCGGCGGCGGATGCGGAAGACCTGCTGCTGTTCTACTACAGCGGGCACGGTCTGCTCAGCGTGCGGCGCCGTGAGCTGTATCTGGCGTTGTCCTCCACACGGCGGGAGCAGTTGCCGTTCACGGCGCTGCCGTTCGATGCGGTGCGGGAGGTGTTCCTGGACAGCAGGGCAGCAATCAAAGCGGTCATTCTCGACAGCTGTTTCAGCGGCAGAGCCATCGGCGAAACACTGGCCGACGACGACGCTGCCGTGCTGGGGCAGCTGGAGGTCGCCGGCACCTACATCATGACCGCGGCGCCCGCTAACCGCACAGCGCTGATTCTCCCCGGAGAGAAACACACCGCCTTCACCGAACGGCTGCTGCGCGTGATGCGCTCCGGCATCGCCGGCGCGGGCCACGTGATCAGCCTCGGTGACATCTACCGGCACCTCCACTTCCAGCTACGGGCCGAAGGGCTGCCCTCGCCACAGCAGAACGGCACCGAAACAGCCGACCAACTCGGGATCCTTCAGAATCAACACGCTGAGCGTGTCTCCGGTCAGTCTCGGGGCCGATCGGATGCCGAATCCTCCGAGGCCGCCGCCGTGCGCAGCGAGACGAGTCAGGGTTCTGGATCGGACTTTCATGACGATGCGCCGGTGCCTGACCTCGCGGCGGCCCGCGCGGTGCGTGCCGAGCAAGACGAACGGGATGCACACTTTCAGCGGCAGCAGATCGCGCAGGCCAAGGGTCGGGCGAGGCTGTTGCTGACGCAGGGGGAGGTAGTCAGTCGGCATCTTTCCGACAACGGGAAACGGATCCAGTGGATGGCACGGCTCGCGGTGGCCATGATGCCGATCGATGAAGACCTCGGCGTCCGCTTGGCCAGGGAAGCCGAACGACAAGCCGATGCCTTCTGTTCCAAAATGGGGCGAAATTCCCATTCGATCCCCAAGTGCATCGCGCAAGTACAACCACTGGCAGAAGTTGCCGTGGCACTGGCAACTGTGGATCCTCAGCGGGCACGAGCACTCGCGCAGCTGGCCGTAAGCCTGCTAAAAAAGGCCACCTCATTCCCGCATTATCCGGAAGAACTGAGTGCGACTCTCCGGGCTCTCGTAGCGGTTGCTCCAGACCAGGCAGAGACCCTCATCCAAGAGATCGATAAATCAGAGTTCGATAAATCCTACCAGGATAAGCTTCTGCTCGAGGTCGCCGAATTGATGGCGCCCACCCACCCGGAACGAGCCCTCCGCATCGCTAGGGATCTTCCGGAAAGGAAGCAGCCGCACGGCGATTTCCGGCTCAGTCGCATCGCCAATGCTCTGGCCCCCAAGAAACCGGATTACGCAGAAGCCGTGGCACACAGCATCAAGAACCCGGAGTACAGGGATCGGGCACTGAAATATCTGGTCTCAGAATTGGCAAAAATCTCACCGGGTCGAGCCGAAAAAGTCGCCCACTGCATCACTGACAAATCAGTCCGACAAGCGGCCCTGGGAGCGGTCTTTGACGAACTCCTGCGTGCCGATCCAAAGAATGCAGAAAGGTTCGCAAGAACGGCCGCCATCAAGAAATCCATGCGTGACAGGTGGCTGGCGGAAGTGGCGGAATCAATGGTTCTCGTGGACCCCGACAGCGCCTTGCAGATAATCCGCAACATTCACGACGAGACGACGCGAGGGGAATTTCTCTACTCCATTTTCGAGAGGTTGCGCGACCTGAATCCCCAACTCTCCCAGCAAGTAGCCCGAGCCATTCCCAAGAACATGCATATTGAGCGCGCCCTGGCGAAGTCGAGCACCGCCGAGGATCTGGCAGCGACCAACCCCGAGCACACGCAGAAGCTCATCGAGGAAGCACAACAGCTCCTCGAAGGCATCGGCCGCCCGAAAGACCGGGCCTTGGCGCTACTGGCCCTGGCTCAAAATCTCGCGAGCCACGCTCCCCGACAGAAGGAACTTCTTGTCACAGAATGCGAGAGATTCGCTCGCGAAACTCTCAAACCAGAGCCACTTATGCGCATATTGAGTGGAATCATCGCGATTAATTTGTCGAATGATCCGCAAGAAGCAGCAAGAATCGCAATGACAGCACTCCACATTCAAAGTGATTACCCTTTGGATCACTTGGCACGCTTTGCCTTTGACCTCGCGACCCATAAGCCAGCCACTGCCAAGCAAATTGCAATCCACGTTATACATACCGCCCGCCAGGAAAACGAGGGCGATAGAGAAAACCTGCATTCGAGAGATGCACTGGTTGCGCTTTCTTTGATCGACCCCTCTGAAGCTGTGCGACTGGCCACCATGACGCAGGAAAGAAAAGACACAAACTTAAAGACAAACATAAAGATCGAACGACTCATCAAAGAGATCAAACATGAAGCCTGCCGAGAAATAGAGAAAGCTGACCGCCTGGCTTCAGAATCACAGTTAAAGCACTACAGAAAGCATCGCCAGGAATGGCTTTAG
- a CDS encoding nuclear transport factor 2 family protein codes for MADESELALQAAIAAEMRLLDPDVRTSPALVSELLDPEFTEFGASGRRWDATSILTVTSAGSVGPESPVEVSEMSGVVLAPGIVHLTYFSDSSGRRAWRSSLWRLTETGWRMYFHQATLAS; via the coding sequence ATGGCAGACGAGAGTGAACTGGCCCTTCAGGCCGCCATCGCGGCGGAGATGCGGCTTCTCGACCCTGACGTGCGTACTTCCCCGGCTTTGGTCTCGGAGCTTCTGGACCCGGAGTTCACCGAGTTCGGAGCGTCTGGCAGGCGTTGGGATGCGACGTCGATTCTCACCGTGACGAGTGCCGGTTCAGTAGGCCCGGAGTCTCCGGTCGAGGTCAGCGAGATGTCCGGGGTCGTACTCGCTCCGGGCATAGTTCACCTGACGTACTTCTCCGACAGCAGCGGGCGCCGAGCATGGCGGAGCTCCTTGTGGCGTCTGACGGAAACGGGCTGGCGTATGTACTTTCACCAGGCAACTTTGGCGAGCTGA